From Ignavibacterium sp.:
TCATGCTGCACATATTCTTGCCAGTTTTTCAAATTCTGAAGGACAAGTTGACTCTGCCGCTGCAAAAGCTAAAATTGATACTGTTGTAGCAAAGTTAAAAGCAGGTGCTGACTTTGCAGAGATCGCAAAAGAATATTCTGATGATACAGGAACAAAAGACAAAGGTGGTGATCTCGGTTTCTTTGAAAGAAGAATGATGGTTCAGCAGTTCGATGAAGCTGCTTTCAATCTTGAGCCGGGACAAATTTCTGATGTGGTTGAAACTCAGTTTGGTTATCACATTATCAAGCTTCTTGAAAGAGGAGAAATTCCATCATTTGAACAGGATAAAGAAAATCTCAAAAACATTCTGAAAAGATTAAGATATCAGGATATATACAATGATTATGTAAATAATCTGAAGAAAGAATATAACTTTACTGTTAATGAAAATGTTTTTGATATGATTATTGAAAATTCCGATTCGATTTTAATTGGAGCAGATTATCCGCATCTCGATAAAGTTGGTAATGAAGTTGTTTATTCTTATGCAAATGTCAAACAAACATTTTCTCCGTTTTATGACAGAATGAAAAAAGATACTGAGTTTACCGGAAAGAGATTCGATAAAATTATTCTCAACAAAGCTGTAACAAAATACAGCAATGATGAATTGATTGAGTTCAAAGCAATGGGCTTAGATACGGTTGATGCTCAGTTCGCAGAATTAATGCAAGATTATAAAAACGGAATATTCATATTCAAACTTCAGGAAGATGAAGTGTGGAATAAAGTTGAAATAGATTCTGTTAGACTTTCAGAATTTTATGAGAAGACTAAAGAAAACTATAAATGGCCTGACAGAGTTGCATTCACTGAAATTTGGGTTAGAAATGATTCGCTTGCAAAACACTATTATAATTTGTTGAAAGAAGGCAAAGCAGATTTTGATTCCCTTGCAAAGAACACCGAAAGATTTGGTATGAAAGAAAAAGGTGGGAAATATGAACTGACACCAGTGAACAATTCAGAACTTTCTAGAAAAGCAAATGAATTGAAAAATATTGGTGACTTCACAGAAGTGTTTTCACAAGCTAATGGCTTCTGTATATTAAGACTTGATGCAAGAGATTCAGCCAGATTAAAAACATTTGAAGAAGCAAGAGCCGAAGTAACCGGCGCATTCCAGGAAGCAGAAAGTAAACGACTTGAAAATGAATACATTGCTTCGTTAAAGAAGAAGTATCAACCAGTTATCTTTTATGATGAACTTTCAAAAGCTTTTAAAGCTGAAAACTGATAAGTTATTACTGTTATCTTTAATTATACTTTTTACAAGTTGTTCGAAAGAAGAAAAACAGAAAAGCTATCTTGCAAAAGTTAATGATTCATATCTGACCAGGGAAGAATTAGCTTCCCTGGTTGATACTTCAAACCTCGATGCTTCCGAAAAAAATGCATTGATTAAAGATTGGATTTATAACGAACTTCTTTACCAAAAAGCTCTCGATGAAGGAATAACTGATGATGATAACTTTAATAATATTTTACAGAGTTCTTACAAAAAACTGGCGATTGCTTTATTGATACAAAAAATTTTTAATGACACAGAAGTTGAATTTAAAACATCCGACTTATTAGAATATTACGAAAAGAATCAAAATTATTTTATTCGACCCTTTGAAACATATTTGATAAATCATGCAAGATTTAAAGATGAATTAACTGCAATCAGATTCAGAGAAATTGTTCTTGAAAGTAATTGGGAAAAAGCCACACAATTTTTTGACAAAAATAATTCAGTTATATTTTCTGAGAGAGGAAGCCTTAAAGAGCTGACAGAAATTTATCCTGTTGAAGTTGCAGATGCAGTTAAATTTCTTCTGCCTGATGAAGTAAGTATTGTTATAAGAGATAAACAGATGACATACAATGTTGTACAACTGAAAAGAAAGTTTAATGCATTTGAAGTATTACCTTTTGATGTTATTGAAAAGGAAGTTGAAAAAAGATTTATTGACGAACAAAAGTCAAAACAATTTGAGAACTTTTTAAAGGAACTTTACTCTAAAAGTGAAATAGTAATAAAGGAACGGTATTGAAATGAAATTTAATTTAATTGCGATAATTCTTTTTTTAGTTAACATTTCATTTGCTCAGCAGGCACTCGATAAAGTTGTTGCAGTTGTTGATAATGAAATTATTCTTCAGAGTGAATTAGATTTCCAGGCAATAATGTTTGCTGCTCAGAGACAAATTGATCCAAATACTCCGGGACTCAAAGAGCAGATTCTTAATTCTCTGATCGAAGAAAAACTACTTTATGCTCAGGCAGAGCTTGATTCAATAATTGTTACTGAAGATGAAATAAATCAGAGAATTGATTATCAGATAAAAGTATTAACTCAGCAACTTGGTTCGGTTGCAAACATCGAAAAGCAATACGGAATGAGCATTGACAGAATTAAAAGAGAACTTCGCGATGATGTTAAAAAGAATGTAATGGTTCAGCGACTTCAGGAAAAAAATTTCGGAAACATTACTGTTACATATCCTGAGGTTGAAGAATTTTATAAAACATTCAAAGACAGTCTTGGAATGATTCCCGAAAAAGTTACAATTTATCACATCTTTCAAAATCCAAAAGCAAGTGAAAGAATCAAGAAAAAGTTTAAAGAAAAAGCTCAGGCACTTCTGGATTCGATAAAAGCCGGAGCAGATTTTGCTGAACTTGCAAAGAAATATTCCGAAGATCCGGGAAGTGCTGCTGCAGGTGGTGATCTTGGCTTCGTTAAGAAAGGAGTTTTTTATCCTGAATTTGAATCCGTTGCATTCAGATTGAAAGAAGGAGAGCTTTCTGATGTTGTTGAAACTCCTGTTGGATTTCATATTATTCAACTTCTTGAAAGAAGAGGCGAATCAATTCACACTCGTCATATACTAATAAAAGTTAAAGCTGATGAAGATGCAGATCTTCAGACGATAGAATTCCTTACAGCAATCAGAGATAGTGTAATCAAAGATTTCGGAACTTTTGAAGACTATGCAAAAAAATATAGTGAAGATAAAGAAACAGCAGTCTTTGGTGGCGAACTTGGAACATTCTATAGAAATCAACTCGATAAACCTTTACTTGATGCAATTGGTAAATTGAAACAAGGAGATATCAGCTTTCCAAGAAGACTTGAGTATGCCCCCGGAACTTATGGCTATCATATTGTTTATCTGAAGACAAGAATTCCGGAACACAAAGTAAGTCTAACAGAAGATTTTGATGAACTGAAAAGACTGGCAACGGAATACAAA
This genomic window contains:
- a CDS encoding peptidylprolyl isomerase — translated: MIQWLKQSSITVLILFLISCSTKHSEIVVGKFNDDKITMAEFEKAYSKNAGSYERASKDSLSNYKNFADLYMNFRMKLKDAYERGYDKDKALLDELNDYKKKVGSTYIQEKYLVEPNLKEMYERRKTEVRASHLMIRPEQSGGDEAAKQFAQSLLDSIKSGLKTFEELVAVHSQDQFSKNKGGDIFYFTAGQLPYEFEDACYKTPKDSIYPQVVRTKFGYHIIKVTDRKPRIPRIHAAHILASFSNSEGQVDSAAAKAKIDTVVAKLKAGADFAEIAKEYSDDTGTKDKGGDLGFFERRMMVQQFDEAAFNLEPGQISDVVETQFGYHIIKLLERGEIPSFEQDKENLKNILKRLRYQDIYNDYVNNLKKEYNFTVNENVFDMIIENSDSILIGADYPHLDKVGNEVVYSYANVKQTFSPFYDRMKKDTEFTGKRFDKIILNKAVTKYSNDELIEFKAMGLDTVDAQFAELMQDYKNGIFIFKLQEDEVWNKVEIDSVRLSEFYEKTKENYKWPDRVAFTEIWVRNDSLAKHYYNLLKEGKADFDSLAKNTERFGMKEKGGKYELTPVNNSELSRKANELKNIGDFTEVFSQANGFCILRLDARDSARLKTFEEARAEVTGAFQEAESKRLENEYIASLKKKYQPVIFYDELSKAFKAEN
- a CDS encoding peptidylprolyl isomerase, encoding MKFNLIAIILFLVNISFAQQALDKVVAVVDNEIILQSELDFQAIMFAAQRQIDPNTPGLKEQILNSLIEEKLLYAQAELDSIIVTEDEINQRIDYQIKVLTQQLGSVANIEKQYGMSIDRIKRELRDDVKKNVMVQRLQEKNFGNITVTYPEVEEFYKTFKDSLGMIPEKVTIYHIFQNPKASERIKKKFKEKAQALLDSIKAGADFAELAKKYSEDPGSAAAGGDLGFVKKGVFYPEFESVAFRLKEGELSDVVETPVGFHIIQLLERRGESIHTRHILIKVKADEDADLQTIEFLTAIRDSVIKDFGTFEDYAKKYSEDKETAVFGGELGTFYRNQLDKPLLDAIGKLKQGDISFPRRLEYAPGTYGYHIVYLKTRIPEHKVSLTEDFDELKRLATEYKKQKEYQKWIAELKQKIYWEVRI
- a CDS encoding peptidylprolyl isomerase, with the translated sequence MMNFQKLLKLKTDKLLLLSLIILFTSCSKEEKQKSYLAKVNDSYLTREELASLVDTSNLDASEKNALIKDWIYNELLYQKALDEGITDDDNFNNILQSSYKKLAIALLIQKIFNDTEVEFKTSDLLEYYEKNQNYFIRPFETYLINHARFKDELTAIRFREIVLESNWEKATQFFDKNNSVIFSERGSLKELTEIYPVEVADAVKFLLPDEVSIVIRDKQMTYNVVQLKRKFNAFEVLPFDVIEKEVEKRFIDEQKSKQFENFLKELYSKSEIVIKERY